A stretch of Cucumis sativus cultivar 9930 chromosome 2, Cucumber_9930_V3, whole genome shotgun sequence DNA encodes these proteins:
- the LOC101202992 gene encoding RING-H2 finger protein ATL52, with the protein MDSVGIPDPSPPFNPFNFKDYCSQEICSAFCPQWCAFAFPPPPPLFGLDDTDDSGTFFSPLIVAVIGILASAFVLVTYYAIVSKYCRRRVDDSGGGGSGDNLEADRVVNDTRQSGAGAGLDEALIKSISIYKFKKGEGLIEGSDCSVCLSEFQENESLRLLPKCSHAFHLACIDTWLKSSSSCPLCRCNIASTNPPPPSVTALGYRHSSDAAVVVIQDLSENVSLEAVVVEVVTDSSNQEEGSLNRNSNSRNLDQGDERTGRSGEESVGSIRSVSEDYQLSAYGNRNLSVADILSINHEEDEEVEAPVDSPMAAAGSGPSNGNGKETEKCRNRNGVLNSAVRMSISSGIFSFARNAKGKSSNSPI; encoded by the coding sequence TGCGCCTTCGCCTTCCCCCCGCCGCCGCCTCTCTTCGGCCTCGACGACACCGACGATTCGGGTACCTTCTTCTCACCTCTTATAGTCGCAGTGATCGGGATCTTAGCTAGCGCCTTTGTTTTGGTCACTTACTACGCCATCGTCTCGAAATATTGCCGGCGGAGAGTCGACGACAGTGGCGGAGGCGGATCCGGAGATAATTTGGAGGCGGATCGAGTGGTTAATGATACACGGCAGTCCGGTGCGGGAGCGGGATTGGATGAGGCGCTCATTAAATCAATCTCGATTTACAAGTTCAAGAAGGGGGAAGGATTGATCGAAGGAAGCGATTGTTCTGTTTGTTTGAGTGAATTTCAAGAAAACGAGAGTTTGCGATTGCTGCCTAAATGCAGCCACGCTTTTCATCTCGCGTGTATTGATACTTGGCTCAAATCCAGTTCCAGTTGTCCTCTCTGTCGCTGCAATATTGCGTCTACGAATCCTCCGCCGCCGTCCGTGACGGCGCTAGGTTACCGCCATAGCAGTGACGCCGCCGTTGTTGTCATTCAAGATTTGTCCGAAAATGTAAGCCTGGAGGCCGTCGTGGTTGAAGTCGTAACCGATTCGAGTAATCAAGAGGAAGGAAGTCTAAATCGAAATTCAAACTCGCGAAATTTGGATCAAGGAGATGAAAGAACAGGGAGAAGTGGAGAAGAATCTGTGGGTTCGATTAGGTCAGTTTCAGAGGATTATCAGTTGTCTGCATACGGAAATCGAAATCTCTCAGTTGCAGATATATTGAGCATCAACCACGAAGAGGACGAGGAGGTTGAAGCTCCTGTGGATTCACCAATGGCAGCGGCAGGTAGTGGTCCGTCAAATGGCAACGGGAAAGAAACGGAAAAATGCAGAAACAGAAACGGGGTTTTGAATTCCGCCGTGAGAATGTCGATTTCATCTGGAATCTTTTCTTTCGCGAGGAATGCAAAAGGGAAGAGTTCGAATTCACCAA